Sequence from the Ornithinimicrobium humiphilum genome:
CTGTGGTGGGGCGACGAGCGCTTCGTGCCCGCGGGGCACGAGGACCGCAACGACGCCCAGGCCGACGCCGCCGGCCTCGCTGACCTGCCGGTGCTCGAGCGCAACGTGCATCGCGTCCCCGCCGGCTCCGACCCGGACCGCGCCGAGGAGGCGGCTGCGCGCTACGCCGCCGAGCTGGCCACCCACGCCCCCGAAGGATCCCGGGTGCCGCACCTCGACGTCGTGCTGCTCGGCGTCGGGCCCGACGCCCACGTCGCCTCGCTCTTCCCCGGCCGACCGCAGCTCGACGTCACCGACCGCACCACGGCTGCCGTCACGGACTCCCCCAAGCCGCCGCCGGTCCGCGTCACCCTCACGCTGCCCGCGCTCACCGCGGCCGAGGCCGTCTGGTTCGTCGTCACCGGCGAGGACAAGGCCCGGGCCGTGGAGCGGGCGCGCGGGACCCACGACGACCACGAGATGCCCGCCTCGTGCGTGCGGGGGCGGCTCGAGACGCTCTGGTGGCTCGACGAGGCGGCCGCGGCCCGGCTGCGCTGAGCCTCACCGGCCAGGATGGCGTCCTGGCCAGGATGCTCCTGCCGGCACGTCCTCGGACGTGCCGGCGGGTGGCGTCAGCCCTGGACCGACCCGCCGCCGTAGCCGCGGGCACGCAGGGCCTCCAGCGCCTCCGCGAGGAGGGCGGCGCCGTCGTCGTCGCTGCGCCTCTCCTTCACGTAGGCCAGGTGGGTCTTGTAGGGCTCGATGCGCGGGGCCTCGGGCGGGTTGTCCCGGTCGGTGCCCGCCGGCAGCCCGCAGCGCGGGCAGTCCCAGGTCTCCGGGATCTCGATCTCGTCGTCCTTGGCGAAGCTGGGACGGGTCTCGTGCCCGTTGGCGCACCAGTAGCTGACGATGACGCGCGGGGCGCTCTCGCCCCGCTCGGACTCCCCCATCGGACCCGAGCCCACGCGGCTGCCGCGGATGGCGTTGGTCCCTACCATGCAGTCCCTCCTTCTACCCCTGTGACGACCGTGTCACGGGAGACGGTCACAGCGTTGTTCCAGGTGGGCAGCGTAGCCCCCGGGCACCCGGGGAGACCAGGGTGGGGTCGCCGTCGGCGCGGCGCGACGGTCAGCCGAAGCGGACGAGCAGGCCCAGGCCGACGATGACGGTGATCCACACCACGGCCACGGCGATCGTGATGCGGTTGAGGTTGCGCTCCGCCACGGAGGAGCCTCCGAGGCTGCTGCTCATGCCGCCGCCGAACATGTCGGACATGCCGCCGCCGCGGCCCTTGTGCATGAGGATGAGCAGCACGAGGAAGCAGCTGGTCATCACCAGCAGGGCGTTCAGGAACCAGCGCACGTAGTCCACGCGGGACACACCTCGTCATTTGCAGTCGGGACAACATTGTCGCTCCGGGCCACGGACGGCCGCGGAGCGACAGACAGCGTAACGCAGCCGGGCGGGCGGGTCGGACACCGCACGGGTCCGACCCGCCGACTCCTCAGGCCGCGCCGTGGTGGGAGCGGTAGCGGCAGATCGCCGCGAAGTCCTCCACGGAGAGGGAGGCACCGCCGACGAGAGCCCCGTCGACGTCCTCCTGGGCCATGATCTCGGC
This genomic interval carries:
- a CDS encoding RNA polymerase-binding protein RbpA; this translates as MVGTNAIRGSRVGSGPMGESERGESAPRVIVSYWCANGHETRPSFAKDDEIEIPETWDCPRCGLPAGTDRDNPPEAPRIEPYKTHLAYVKERRSDDDGAALLAEALEALRARGYGGGSVQG
- the secG gene encoding preprotein translocase subunit SecG, which encodes MDYVRWFLNALLVMTSCFLVLLILMHKGRGGGMSDMFGGGMSSSLGGSSVAERNLNRITIAVAVVWITVIVGLGLLVRFG